The Sporolituus thermophilus DSM 23256 genome contains the following window.
GGGGCTAAAGTGGGGTATATTAATTAAAGCGGAATCAATTATGTGACTGCAAGGAGCCATGTATGCTGAACAACAAACACGTCGTCCTCATCCGGCTAAGTTCCATCGGCGATGTTCTGCACTGCACGCCGGTGGCCAGAGCCCTAAAAAAGGCCTACCCCGACTGCCACCTGACCTGGGTGGTCGGCGAAGGCCCCGCTGACGTACTCGTCGCCAATCCGTACATCGATGAATTATATGTCTGGCCCCGCGAGCGCTGGGAGCGTAGCTTTCGGGCCGGCAACTTTCGTGAAGCCCGCCGCCTGTGGCGCCACTTGGCCGAAGATTTGGGCTGCCGTCCTTTCGACGTGGCCCTCGACGTGCACGGCCTGTTCTTAAGCGGGCTGGTGGCCCGCGCTACGGGCGCGCCGCGCCGCATCGGCCTGGGCGGCGCCCGGGAGTTCAATTGGCTGTTTATGACCGAACAGGCGCCAAAATCGGCCGATGATGTCCATGTGATTCAGCAGTATTTAAGCATCCTGCGGCCACTGGGCATAAGGGCCGCTGACTATAATATGACCCTGGGCCTGACCGGTGAGGCCGTCGCCTTTGCCGACCGCTTCCTGGCCACGCACGGCGTCGGCCCTGATGAGGTGCTGGTAGCCATCAACCCTGTTACTACCTGGCCGGCCAAGAACTGGCCCCCGGCCGGTTTCGCCGCCGTAGCGGCGGCATTGGCCGCTG
Protein-coding sequences here:
- a CDS encoding glycosyltransferase family 9 protein; the encoded protein is MLNNKHVVLIRLSSIGDVLHCTPVARALKKAYPDCHLTWVVGEGPADVLVANPYIDELYVWPRERWERSFRAGNFREARRLWRHLAEDLGCRPFDVALDVHGLFLSGLVARATGAPRRIGLGGAREFNWLFMTEQAPKSADDVHVIQQYLSILRPLGIRAADYNMTLGLTGEAVAFADRFLATHGVGPDEVLVAINPVTTWPAKNWPPAGFAAVAAALAADCRILLTGGPRDKEITAYIAKQSGAACIDAAGGTTLLELAALLARCRVVLTGDTGPLHMAVALGVPTVSIFGPTDPRKYGPLPPGHIILQGEAGCAPCHKKACRHQDVRCLRSVTPEAAIAAVRQQLAAYSKLQPLSSEKY